A stretch of the Coprobacillus cateniformis genome encodes the following:
- a CDS encoding helix-turn-helix domain-containing protein, giving the protein MITFEPFFETLEKKGISQYQLINDYDVSRGTLDALRKNKSVTLNTIVDLCMILDCEIQDIVRVIRD; this is encoded by the coding sequence ATGATTACTTTTGAACCATTTTTTGAAACTTTAGAGAAAAAGGGCATATCACAATACCAATTAATTAATGATTATGATGTTAGTAGAGGAACGTTAGATGCATTGCGTAAAAATAAAAGTGTGACTTTAAATACTATCGTGGATTTATGTATGATATTAGATTGTGAAATTCAAGATATTGTCAGAGTTATAAGGGATTAG
- a CDS encoding L-lactate dehydrogenase, whose amino-acid sequence MVNMQKVAVIGCGFVGATSAFSLIQSGLFSEMVLIDANHEKAVGEAMDLSHGSAYSTPVKIYAGNYDDIVDAGLIVITAGANQKPNETRLDLVKKNVSIFKSIIPEIKERNCEGILLIVSNPVDILTYVTLKLSGFPANRVIGSGTVLDTARLKHVLGEHLQVDSRNIHAYVIGEHGDSELAVWSGAQVAGIHINHFCELRGHFQHQEAMNRLYQEVRDSAYHIIERKGATYYGVAVAVKRIAEAIVKNEHAVLPISSLMQGEFGLSDLCLSIPTVVGNKGVEMVVDIYLDNEEKQKLLESAHALKQVLKSLDI is encoded by the coding sequence ATGGTCAATATGCAAAAAGTAGCAGTCATTGGTTGTGGGTTTGTTGGTGCAACGTCAGCTTTTAGTTTAATACAAAGTGGATTATTTTCTGAAATGGTTTTGATAGATGCAAATCATGAAAAAGCTGTTGGTGAAGCTATGGATTTAAGCCATGGAAGTGCTTATTCAACACCAGTTAAGATATATGCTGGAAATTATGATGATATTGTTGATGCAGGGTTAATTGTCATTACAGCAGGTGCGAATCAAAAACCAAATGAGACAAGATTAGATTTGGTGAAGAAAAATGTTTCAATATTTAAAAGTATTATTCCAGAAATTAAGGAAAGAAATTGTGAAGGAATTTTATTAATTGTTTCTAATCCAGTAGATATTCTCACATATGTAACATTAAAGTTATCTGGATTTCCAGCAAATCGTGTGATCGGATCTGGAACTGTTCTTGATACTGCTAGATTGAAACATGTATTAGGTGAGCATCTTCAAGTAGACAGTCGTAATATTCATGCTTATGTTATTGGTGAGCATGGAGACAGTGAATTAGCAGTTTGGTCAGGTGCACAAGTTGCAGGAATTCATATTAATCATTTTTGTGAATTACGAGGCCATTTTCAGCATCAGGAAGCTATGAATAGGCTTTATCAGGAAGTACGTGATAGTGCTTATCATATTATTGAAAGAAAAGGTGCAACATATTATGGTGTTGCTGTAGCAGTGAAACGAATTGCTGAAGCAATTGTTAAAAATGAACATGCTGTGTTGCCTATTTCAAGTTTGATGCAAGGTGAATTTGGTTTAAGTGATCTTTGTTTAAGTATTCCAACCGTTGTTGGGAACAAGGGAGTTGAAATGGTTGTTGATATTTATTTGGATAACGAGGAAAAGCAAAAACTCTTAGAGAGTGCCCATGCATTAAAACAGGTTTTAAAAAGTTTAGATATTTAA
- a CDS encoding GyrI-like domain-containing protein: MVKLDYKKEYKDLYMPKGIPTFIDVPPIAYVMVEGKGNPNTSKEYQAAVGILYAISYAIKMSKMGKNQPVGYFDYVVPPLEGLWWGDDEYFDGKRIVDKDKFYWKSMIRLPEFVTPEYFEQVKKEVAIKKPEIDVSLAQYFVYEEGQCVQIMHKGSYDDEPESVAKMNQYMKEHNYICDINNHRYHHEIYLSDPRRCKPENLKTVIRHPVRKK; this comes from the coding sequence ATGGTTAAATTAGATTATAAAAAAGAATATAAAGATTTATATATGCCTAAGGGCATACCTACATTTATTGATGTTCCACCAATAGCTTATGTGATGGTGGAGGGAAAAGGAAATCCAAATACATCAAAAGAATATCAAGCAGCAGTTGGTATACTTTATGCAATTTCATATGCAATAAAAATGAGTAAAATGGGAAAGAATCAGCCAGTTGGTTATTTTGATTATGTTGTTCCACCATTAGAAGGCTTATGGTGGGGAGATGATGAATATTTTGATGGTAAACGTATTGTTGATAAAGATAAGTTTTATTGGAAGTCAATGATTCGCTTACCTGAATTTGTTACACCTGAATATTTTGAACAAGTCAAAAAAGAAGTTGCTATTAAAAAACCAGAAATTGATGTTAGTTTGGCTCAGTATTTTGTATATGAAGAAGGACAATGTGTTCAAATCATGCATAAAGGTTCATATGATGATGAACCTGAAAGTGTGGCGAAAATGAATCAATATATGAAAGAGCACAATTATATATGTGATATCAATAATCATCGTTATCATCATGAAATCTATTTGAGTGATCCTAGGCGCTGCAAACCAGAAAATTTAAAAACAGTCATTAGACATCCAGTGAGAAAAAAATAA
- a CDS encoding N-acetyltransferase yields MEMITLTPENIKKEHICCAIASEKDPQVHSKKTWLKEQMNNGLIFTKMNVRGKCFIEYLPLEYAWVPIQGENLMYIDCLWVAGKFQGQGYALQLLNSCKQKSIELGKKGLVILSSQKKLSYLMDYHFLVKHGFKSVGTWNGIYELMFCSLSDDAKEPIFAVPEMVDDGLVLYYTHQCPFCVKYVQMLKDYCKEQDIPLQLKHIETLEQAQNAPTPLTTYSLFFNKKFMTREVQSIKRFEKTWSELHG; encoded by the coding sequence ATGGAAATGATTACACTAACACCAGAAAATATTAAAAAGGAACATATTTGTTGTGCCATTGCAAGTGAGAAAGATCCACAAGTTCATTCTAAAAAAACTTGGTTAAAAGAACAGATGAATAATGGTTTAATCTTTACGAAAATGAATGTGAGAGGAAAATGTTTTATTGAGTATTTACCACTAGAATATGCATGGGTTCCTATTCAAGGTGAAAATCTTATGTATATTGATTGTCTTTGGGTTGCGGGTAAATTTCAGGGACAAGGTTATGCTTTACAGTTGTTAAACAGTTGTAAGCAGAAAAGTATAGAATTAGGTAAGAAAGGGTTAGTTATCCTTTCTTCACAAAAGAAATTGTCTTATCTTATGGATTATCATTTCTTAGTGAAACATGGATTTAAGAGTGTTGGAACATGGAATGGTATTTATGAATTGATGTTCTGTTCGTTAAGTGATGATGCGAAAGAACCAATATTTGCAGTACCGGAAATGGTTGATGATGGTTTGGTTCTTTATTATACTCATCAATGTCCATTTTGTGTTAAATATGTTCAAATGCTTAAAGACTATTGCAAAGAACAAGATATTCCACTTCAATTAAAACATATAGAAACTCTTGAACAGGCGCAAAACGCTCCTACCCCATTAACAACTTACAGCCTGTTCTTTAATAAAAAATTTATGACAAGAGAAGTTCAATCAATAAAAAGATTTGAAAAGACTTGGAGTGAACTTCATGGTTAA
- a CDS encoding helix-turn-helix transcriptional regulator, translating into MAKGRLFEILYYLIDKKETTANELAEYFEVSVRTIYRDLDRLLVAGIPIITKQGSKGGVSLDKSYVLDKTLLDNHEQEQILLALQSLSSLQLDEYSDLFQRMKNIFQKESHDWIEVDFTSWHQNKEMNDKFNLLKTVIFKHQIISFEYINAHGDKSYRTVFPIKIFFKANAWYLQAYQSDKDVYRTYKLSRMNEICLHEDYFDLHKLTNIPQVLEYHEDVKKIDVILKFQKYLGSFVYDEFPYHDITEDNNGYLVKTSVPNHQWLLSFLLSFGKGIEIIEPLELKQEYVKEIQDILNIYN; encoded by the coding sequence ATGGCAAAAGGAAGATTATTTGAAATATTATATTATTTAATTGATAAAAAAGAAACAACTGCAAATGAATTAGCAGAGTATTTTGAAGTTTCTGTACGTACAATATATCGTGATTTAGATCGCCTACTGGTTGCTGGAATTCCTATTATTACAAAACAAGGGAGTAAAGGAGGCGTTTCATTAGATAAATCCTATGTTTTAGATAAAACATTATTAGACAATCATGAACAAGAACAAATCTTATTGGCTTTACAAAGTCTATCTTCTTTACAACTAGATGAATATAGTGATTTATTTCAACGTATGAAAAATATCTTTCAAAAAGAGAGTCATGATTGGATAGAGGTGGATTTTACATCATGGCATCAAAATAAAGAAATGAATGATAAATTCAATCTTTTGAAAACAGTGATTTTTAAACATCAAATTATATCTTTTGAATATATCAATGCACATGGTGATAAGAGTTATAGAACAGTTTTTCCTATTAAAATATTCTTTAAAGCCAATGCGTGGTATTTACAGGCATATCAGTCAGATAAAGATGTTTATAGAACTTATAAGTTGTCACGAATGAATGAAATTTGTTTACATGAAGATTATTTTGACTTACACAAACTGACTAACATTCCTCAAGTTTTAGAATACCATGAAGATGTTAAAAAAATAGATGTTATTCTTAAATTTCAAAAGTATCTAGGTAGTTTTGTCTATGATGAATTCCCATATCATGATATAACAGAAGATAACAATGGTTATTTGGTAAAAACAAGTGTACCTAATCATCAATGGCTTTTATCTTTTCTATTATCTTTTGGCAAAGGTATAGAGATTATTGAACCTTTAGAATTAAAACAAGAATATGTGAAAGAAATACAAGATATTCTTAATATTTATAACTAA
- a CDS encoding phage holin family protein, which translates to MKKMEKVFNSIVAVIATFFTYLFGGWDIALIVLVAFMVLDYATGMMWAYIQKTLNSQIGFRGLIKKCMILVVLIIAVLLDRMINSGTAVFRTLVCYFYIANEGISLLENVSHLGLPIPDKLKNALQQLNEVEK; encoded by the coding sequence ATGAAGAAAATGGAAAAAGTTTTCAATAGCATTGTAGCAGTCATTGCTACATTTTTTACTTATTTGTTTGGAGGATGGGATATAGCTTTAATTGTACTTGTTGCCTTTATGGTTCTTGACTATGCAACTGGCATGATGTGGGCTTATATACAAAAAACTTTAAATTCACAAATCGGATTCAGAGGTTTGATAAAAAAGTGCATGATTTTGGTTGTTCTTATTATTGCAGTTTTACTAGACAGAATGATTAATTCAGGAACTGCTGTATTTCGAACTTTAGTTTGTTATTTCTACATAGCAAATGAAGGAATCTCTTTATTAGAAAATGTTTCTCATTTGGGATTACCTATTCCAGATAAACTTAAAAATGCATTACAGCAATTAAATGAAGTTGAAAAATAA
- a CDS encoding Gp15 family bacteriophage protein, with protein sequence MKYPKYAFIHDKQYQLNTDYHVALECLQIIEDESIGDSERTYAIIYKLFGMIPEDQDMHEFIRIASHYLGCGEQQEVQKQRKRDMDFQQDWKYIVASFMSDYHIDIQESHMHWYQFIHFIQGFTEESMMSRIRELRNYDLSDIKDQKVKRKVMEAQKGVELSTKLSSEDQKAVDEFESLFI encoded by the coding sequence ATGAAATATCCAAAATATGCATTCATTCATGACAAACAATATCAGCTCAATACAGATTATCATGTTGCTTTAGAATGCTTACAGATTATTGAAGATGAGTCTATTGGTGATAGTGAAAGAACTTATGCAATCATTTATAAACTCTTTGGAATGATTCCAGAAGACCAGGATATGCATGAATTTATACGTATTGCTAGTCATTATCTTGGTTGTGGAGAACAACAGGAAGTTCAAAAACAAAGAAAAAGAGATATGGATTTCCAACAGGATTGGAAATATATTGTTGCAAGCTTTATGAGTGATTATCATATTGATATACAAGAGAGTCATATGCATTGGTATCAATTTATTCACTTTATACAAGGATTTACAGAAGAGTCTATGATGTCTAGAATTCGTGAGTTACGAAATTATGATTTAAGTGATATTAAGGATCAAAAGGTCAAAAGAAAAGTCATGGAAGCACAAAAAGGTGTGGAATTATCTACAAAGTTATCTTCTGAAGATCAGAAGGCAGTAGATGAATTTGAATCACTTTTTATTTAG
- a CDS encoding phage tail tube protein → MDSVRVKRSQFATFLNTTPNGDTATYARMGKGITSASVAYNPTVNDELYISEDGANKSLDSYAPSMASEQIAFAGDPVFDYVDSLRQARAVGTDAKTDMLMVYIYDKEADGSYCAEKQEVIVSINEFGGEAGGAVTISYDAGFCGEPVKGTVTITNGKVIFKEATKPEVSE, encoded by the coding sequence ATGGATAGTGTAAGAGTCAAAAGAAGCCAATTTGCTACATTTTTAAATACAACACCAAATGGAGATACAGCAACTTATGCACGTATGGGTAAAGGAATTACTTCTGCATCAGTCGCTTATAATCCAACCGTGAATGATGAATTATATATTAGTGAGGATGGAGCAAATAAATCATTAGATAGTTATGCTCCTTCTATGGCAAGTGAACAAATTGCTTTCGCTGGTGACCCTGTTTTTGATTATGTTGATAGTTTAAGACAAGCACGTGCTGTAGGAACTGATGCAAAAACAGATATGCTAATGGTATATATTTATGATAAAGAAGCAGATGGTTCATATTGTGCAGAAAAACAGGAAGTTATTGTTTCTATCAATGAATTTGGTGGCGAAGCAGGTGGTGCAGTGACTATTTCTTATGATGCAGGTTTCTGTGGTGAGCCAGTTAAAGGAACAGTGACAATTACTAATGGAAAAGTCATTTTTAAGGAAGCAACAAAGCCAGAAGTGAGTGAATAA
- a CDS encoding pyocin knob domain-containing S74 family peptidase gives MSYKFKYGNTEIEVPKKSESLCYQYDLGNNVNLNSLTMEGYYHQALNANASTTLNYPIAEAGLLTVIKRGYIYQTYHTYCNSGFWYRSQYNGSWYPWKKSADTNLLTWNNMSGKPTSYTPTNHNHAYATWLGAQYASGGDWLGFYSAYGGSRRGYLQHTASSFYILSETGNIILSPKTDVLCNANLILGNVNFISGRTTSGASVGMLVRGDDNNVYVGYYNNGTIIRGSFCKLGSSSGATITSDRNLKKNITPLNDYELFFSKLKPVSFVYDITHHKRTHLGFISQDVEKALKESSLNNEKFSGLCIDKISNCQIYDEDSDERILLNKGIKEIYSLRYEEFIALNTHMIQKQQTEIDSLKKEIQELKEMILSL, from the coding sequence ATGTCATATAAATTTAAATATGGAAATACGGAAATAGAAGTTCCTAAGAAAAGTGAAAGTCTTTGTTATCAATATGATTTAGGAAACAATGTCAATCTCAATAGTTTAACAATGGAGGGATATTATCATCAAGCTTTAAATGCAAACGCATCAACCACATTAAATTATCCAATAGCAGAGGCAGGTTTATTAACGGTTATAAAAAGAGGTTATATTTATCAAACATATCATACATATTGCAATAGTGGATTTTGGTATCGTAGTCAGTATAATGGAAGTTGGTATCCATGGAAAAAAAGTGCTGATACAAATCTATTAACATGGAATAATATGTCTGGAAAGCCAACGAGTTATACTCCAACTAATCATAATCATGCTTATGCGACTTGGTTAGGAGCACAATATGCAAGTGGAGGAGACTGGTTGGGGTTTTATAGTGCATATGGGGGAAGTAGACGTGGTTACTTACAACATACTGCGTCTTCATTCTATATTTTATCAGAAACAGGGAATATTATTCTTTCGCCAAAAACGGACGTATTGTGCAATGCGAATCTGATTTTAGGTAATGTCAATTTTATTAGTGGACGTACAACAAGTGGAGCAAGTGTTGGTATGCTCGTTCGTGGTGATGATAATAATGTATATGTTGGCTATTATAATAATGGTACAATTATTCGAGGATCTTTTTGTAAATTAGGAAGTTCTAGTGGTGCGACAATAACTTCTGATAGAAATTTAAAAAAGAATATAACCCCATTAAATGATTATGAATTGTTTTTTTCAAAACTAAAACCGGTTTCTTTTGTTTATGATATAACTCATCATAAACGAACGCATTTAGGATTTATTTCTCAAGATGTTGAAAAAGCATTAAAAGAATCTTCATTAAATAATGAAAAGTTTTCAGGTTTATGTATAGATAAAATATCGAATTGTCAAATCTATGATGAAGATTCTGATGAAAGAATCTTATTAAATAAGGGTATAAAAGAAATTTATTCTTTAAGATATGAAGAGTTTATAGCTTTAAATACTCATATGATTCAAAAACAACAAACTGAAATAGATTCTCTTAAAAAAGAGATTCAAGAATTAAAAGAAATGATTTTGTCCTTATGA
- a CDS encoding tail fiber domain-containing protein, which yields MSYKFKYGNQEIEIPKKSESLCYQYDLGGNVNLNNITAEGYYHQLSNANTNTSLNYPTAEAGLLTVIKRGYIYQTYQTYCNSGFWYRSQYNGIWYDWKKGVSSDKDTIAHMTSKGGYLGIDNATGGYLRTPQYGLLPNTTTSGSNIGTSSWKFSQAWFSSTVNSYYFVANNNQGLRVLDTGGNPREILYMNPNNQTVLPNNDVVVNQSITANTYYASNWYRSTGTTGWYSQTYGGGIHMTDSTYVRVYNNKQFYCSDRISSGSSISSPWWDTQNTNEFNINSGTANIYFGYRTGWNKVTGWKFCNGTQSTTAGGAVYAASYNNMSDRKAKENIQELHKAKEFILSLQPCTYILKNGESHGKRKHMGFIAQDVSKTLQNLDINDMSIVSASVIVDKEDLSGENEDVSIKEKYFEDGTDDDKLNWYLNYIEFIAPMVATIQEQQKEIDELKLKVNKMIELMK from the coding sequence GTGTCATATAAATTTAAATATGGAAATCAAGAAATAGAAATTCCTAAGAAAAGTGAGAGTCTTTGTTATCAATATGATCTAGGAGGTAATGTTAATCTTAATAATATAACTGCAGAAGGTTATTATCATCAGTTATCTAATGCAAACACAAATACAAGTTTAAATTATCCTACAGCAGAAGCAGGATTATTAACAGTTATCAAAAGAGGCTATATTTATCAAACATATCAAACATACTGCAATAGTGGATTTTGGTATCGTAGTCAATATAATGGAATCTGGTATGATTGGAAAAAAGGTGTAAGTTCAGATAAAGATACAATTGCTCATATGACTTCAAAAGGTGGATATTTAGGAATCGATAATGCCACTGGTGGCTATTTGAGAACGCCTCAATATGGTTTGCTTCCAAATACGACAACAAGTGGTAGTAATATTGGAACCTCAAGTTGGAAGTTTTCTCAAGCGTGGTTTTCAAGTACAGTTAATTCTTATTATTTTGTAGCTAATAACAATCAGGGGTTAAGAGTATTAGATACTGGAGGCAATCCTAGAGAAATCCTTTATATGAATCCGAACAATCAGACGGTTTTACCAAATAATGATGTTGTTGTAAACCAATCAATCACAGCTAATACTTATTATGCTTCTAATTGGTATCGTTCCACAGGTACAACTGGATGGTATTCACAAACGTATGGTGGTGGAATTCATATGACTGATTCAACTTATGTACGTGTTTACAATAATAAGCAATTTTATTGTAGTGATAGGATATCATCAGGGAGTTCTATAAGTTCACCTTGGTGGGATACTCAAAATACAAATGAATTTAATATTAATTCAGGAACAGCTAATATTTATTTTGGTTATCGTACAGGTTGGAATAAGGTAACTGGTTGGAAATTTTGTAATGGTACACAATCTACAACAGCTGGTGGGGCTGTTTATGCAGCGTCTTACAATAATATGTCGGACCGAAAAGCTAAGGAGAATATCCAAGAATTGCATAAAGCTAAGGAGTTTATATTATCACTTCAACCATGTACTTATATACTCAAAAATGGGGAAAGCCATGGAAAGCGAAAGCATATGGGATTTATTGCACAAGATGTTTCAAAAACATTGCAAAATTTGGATATAAATGACATGTCAATTGTGAGTGCATCAGTTATTGTCGATAAAGAAGATTTAAGTGGTGAAAATGAAGATGTAAGTATTAAAGAAAAATATTTTGAAGATGGTACTGATGATGATAAATTGAATTGGTATCTTAATTATATTGAATTTATTGCGCCTATGGTTGCGACAATTCAAGAACAACAAAAAGAAATTGATGAATTGAAATTAAAAGTTAATAAAATGATAGAATTGATGAAATGA
- a CDS encoding tail fiber domain-containing protein produces the protein METSTGELRLYSTAADGCFNFRTSLSTFWFAQAVSVPSLINRSKELYKSNIVEYKNAWNIVKNSKIYEYNLKDELDNDIDQKHYGFIIERETLKEIIAGNGEGVDIYSISSLNWLATQELIQELENQKKEIEELKHMVYEFEK, from the coding sequence ATGGAGACTTCCACTGGAGAGTTGCGTTTATATTCAACAGCAGCGGATGGCTGTTTTAACTTTCGAACATCCTTATCTACATTCTGGTTTGCTCAAGCAGTATCTGTTCCTAGTTTAATTAATCGGTCAAAAGAGCTATATAAATCTAATATCGTTGAATATAAAAATGCATGGAACATTGTAAAGAATTCAAAGATATATGAGTATAATCTTAAAGATGAATTAGACAATGATATTGATCAAAAACATTATGGATTTATTATTGAAAGAGAAACACTAAAGGAAATTATAGCTGGAAATGGTGAAGGTGTTGATATTTATTCAATATCTTCCCTTAACTGGTTAGCAACACAAGAATTAATTCAAGAGTTAGAGAATCAAAAGAAAGAAATAGAAGAACTAAAACATATGGTCTATGAATTCGAAAAATAA
- a CDS encoding phage baseplate protein produces MSFQTTNGKLFYRVGDVIITVNNQNPAQWYGGTWELFAPGRTVVCIDKSQSEFDTIQKMGGNKYLQGHTHSATIGNAGSHTHSGNAVSNGEHNHEESKVHFRWKDNSNKNSFYKTTGGPIGTDNEHGLNSYTNRAGAHSHTLSISANGVHNHSISISNSGNGDSQNLQPYVVVYMWIRVA; encoded by the coding sequence ATGTCATTTCAAACAACAAATGGAAAATTATTTTATAGAGTAGGGGATGTGATTATCACAGTTAATAATCAAAATCCTGCACAATGGTATGGTGGCACTTGGGAGTTATTTGCTCCCGGAAGGACAGTGGTGTGTATTGACAAATCACAATCAGAATTTGATACTATACAAAAAATGGGTGGAAATAAGTATCTTCAGGGACATACCCATAGTGCAACTATCGGAAATGCAGGTTCTCATACTCACAGTGGTAATGCAGTTAGCAATGGAGAACATAATCATGAAGAGAGTAAAGTGCATTTTCGCTGGAAAGATAATAGTAATAAAAACTCGTTTTACAAAACCACAGGTGGACCTATTGGAACAGATAATGAACATGGATTAAATAGTTATACAAATCGTGCTGGAGCACATAGTCACACATTATCTATAAGTGCTAATGGTGTACATAATCATAGTATATCAATAAGTAATAGTGGGAATGGAGATTCTCAGAATTTGCAACCATATGTGGTTGTTTATATGTGGATAAGAGTAGCTTAG
- a CDS encoding phage baseplate protein, which translates to MTWKSPNGQLLYRVGDVMISTNSDNPSAFFGGTWQLLCPGRTLVCVDTNDSDFNTVKKTGGSKYIQRHKHSVICAGAGAHNHKSNGGYPFLTDLGAGTQLPTARGNDYGFRADVNHVTSVGNHTHSIEVYNTGSGDSQNLQPFMAVYIWVRIA; encoded by the coding sequence ATGACTTGGAAAAGTCCTAATGGACAATTATTATATAGAGTTGGAGATGTAATGATTTCAACAAATTCAGATAATCCATCAGCATTCTTTGGTGGAACTTGGCAATTATTATGTCCTGGTAGAACATTGGTTTGTGTAGATACTAATGATAGTGATTTTAATACAGTGAAAAAAACTGGTGGAAGTAAATATATACAACGTCACAAACACTCTGTTATTTGTGCTGGAGCAGGAGCTCACAATCATAAATCAAATGGCGGATATCCATTTTTAACTGATCTTGGGGCTGGAACACAATTACCAACAGCAAGGGGAAATGACTACGGATTTAGAGCAGATGTTAATCATGTTACTAGTGTTGGAAATCATACACACAGTATAGAGGTTTATAATACTGGTAGTGGAGATTCTCAAAATTTACAACCATTCATGGCTGTTTATATATGGGTAAGAATAGCTTAG